In the genome of Nocardioides marmoribigeumensis, one region contains:
- a CDS encoding lipid-transfer protein, producing MSVGRDVAVLGVGMHPWGKWGRPFHEYGVVAARAALADAGVEWPQVDLVVGGETVRNGYAGYVAGSTFARALGWNGARVATSYAACATGAQAIDTARARILAGLSDVALVVGADTTPKGFLAPNAGERWDDPDWLRFRLLGMTNPMYFALYARRRMDLYGATAEDFAQVKVKNAKAGLENPHARFRKEVSVADVLASPVVSDPLHLLDICATSDGAAAVVLTSLEFARSRGLTDPVRVRAVSTVTPTYPQTVIDMPLFSTDSAAAAEPGARTFKQSIGDAAYEEAGIGPEDVDVAEVYDLSTALELDWIEDLGLCGEGEAEQLLRAGDTALGGRLPVNPSGGLACFGEAVPAQALAQVCELTWQLRGQATGRQVEGARVGVTANQGLFGHGSSVLLST from the coding sequence GTGAGCGTGGGTCGAGACGTCGCGGTGCTGGGCGTGGGCATGCACCCGTGGGGCAAGTGGGGCCGGCCCTTCCACGAGTACGGCGTCGTGGCCGCCCGCGCGGCCCTCGCCGACGCGGGGGTCGAGTGGCCGCAGGTCGACCTGGTCGTGGGTGGGGAGACCGTCCGCAACGGCTACGCCGGCTACGTCGCCGGCTCGACCTTCGCTCGCGCCCTCGGCTGGAACGGCGCGCGCGTCGCGACGTCGTACGCCGCGTGCGCGACCGGCGCGCAGGCGATCGACACCGCGCGGGCCCGGATCCTGGCCGGCCTGAGCGACGTGGCGCTGGTCGTCGGCGCCGACACCACGCCCAAGGGGTTCCTGGCGCCCAACGCGGGGGAGCGGTGGGACGACCCCGACTGGCTGCGCTTCCGGCTGCTCGGCATGACCAACCCGATGTACTTCGCCCTCTACGCCCGACGCCGCATGGACCTCTACGGCGCGACCGCGGAGGACTTCGCCCAGGTCAAGGTCAAGAACGCCAAGGCGGGGCTGGAGAACCCCCACGCACGCTTCCGCAAGGAGGTGTCGGTCGCCGACGTGCTGGCCTCACCGGTGGTGAGCGACCCGCTGCACCTGCTCGACATCTGCGCGACCTCCGACGGCGCGGCCGCGGTGGTGCTGACCAGCCTGGAGTTCGCCCGCTCGCGCGGGCTGACCGACCCGGTGCGGGTCAGGGCGGTCTCGACGGTGACGCCGACCTATCCCCAGACGGTCATCGACATGCCGTTGTTCAGCACCGACAGCGCCGCCGCGGCCGAGCCGGGCGCGCGCACGTTCAAGCAGTCGATCGGCGACGCGGCCTACGAGGAGGCCGGCATCGGGCCCGAGGACGTCGACGTCGCGGAGGTCTACGACCTGTCCACGGCGCTCGAGCTCGACTGGATCGAGGACCTCGGACTGTGCGGCGAGGGCGAGGCGGAGCAGCTGCTGCGCGCGGGGGACACCGCGCTCGGCGGCCGGCTCCCGGTCAATCCCTCCGGCGGCCTGGCCTGCTTCGGCGAGGCCGTCCCGGCCCAGGCGCTGGCGCAGGTCTGCGAGCTGACCTGGCAGCTGCGCGGCCAGGCGACCGGCCGTCAGGTCGAGGGGGCCCGGGTGGGGGTCACCGCCAACCAGGGCCTGTTCGGTCACGGCTCGTCGGTGCTGCTCTCCACCTGA
- a CDS encoding pyridoxamine 5'-phosphate oxidase family protein — protein MSESRDLTPSDCLALLRAGSLGRVAVSTPDGPHIVPVNYSVFDDTVVVRTSSYSVLGTHARDAVVALEIDGWDPATRHGWSVVARGRATIESDPRTIRAIRDAAPDAPWAGGTRNLYLRLRTDRLSGRAIGDLAPAATRAALESLGTDVDAHART, from the coding sequence ATGAGCGAGTCCCGCGACCTGACCCCGTCCGACTGCCTGGCCCTCCTCCGAGCCGGCTCCCTCGGACGCGTGGCGGTCAGCACCCCGGACGGCCCCCACATCGTCCCGGTCAACTACAGCGTCTTCGACGACACCGTCGTGGTCCGGACCTCCTCCTACAGCGTGCTCGGCACCCACGCCCGCGACGCCGTCGTGGCGCTGGAGATCGACGGCTGGGACCCGGCCACGCGCCACGGCTGGAGCGTCGTGGCGAGGGGTCGGGCCACCATCGAGAGCGACCCGCGCACGATCCGCGCCATCCGCGACGCCGCCCCGGACGCGCCGTGGGCCGGCGGCACGCGCAACCTCTACCTCCGCCTGCGCACCGACCGCCTCAGCGGGCGGGCGATCGGCGACCTCGCTCCCGCAGCGACCCGTGCGGCGCTGGAGTCACTGGGAACCGACGTCGATGCGCACGCCCGGACCTGA
- a CDS encoding GAF domain-containing sensor histidine kinase, protein MTLTEAIASVTSGATRAQCLERLLAAACALGGVRHGALVVLDRSGAVGTVLHHGLTDEQAAGLGRLPLGTGVLGEVARSTEPLVYDDVHGSAFLVPGHPGAATLIGVPIRSHGRPLGMLLLGDDRRRDDFGTELAGTLGALAGVAAYLLEIAQADALAERRRVWLNQSSQLAADLQPPLIVDDALTMIATGALQASGTTSALIISVPSPGAPFPAAMSGATPTLDRGSTELLDAAVRAVAETQEPGEVELDHDQHALLAPLGEHLSAPSILVLVYPASAVPDSHEADLLGAYAEQAGLAMDRVQALQDRAAMAVVSDRDRIARELHDVVIQRIFATGLHLQKSRALASDPELRERLDLTAHDLDQTIRAIRSTIFDLREQPRQSLRVTLRDLVARHAPSLGFTPTVHTSGPVDHPLAADAQDRLCEVLDQALSNIARHARATSARVDLQITDDLVRVRVSDDGRGLSQGVVETGLASLRRRIAVSGGTLDLWDGDPCGATLVAQLPRT, encoded by the coding sequence ATGACCCTCACCGAGGCGATCGCCTCGGTGACGTCCGGCGCGACCCGGGCCCAGTGCCTGGAGCGGCTGCTGGCCGCCGCGTGCGCGCTCGGTGGGGTGCGGCACGGGGCGCTGGTCGTGCTCGACCGCTCCGGCGCCGTCGGCACGGTGCTCCACCACGGGCTCACCGACGAGCAGGCCGCCGGCCTGGGCCGCCTCCCCCTCGGCACCGGGGTGCTCGGCGAGGTCGCGCGCTCGACGGAGCCGCTGGTGTACGACGACGTGCACGGCTCGGCGTTCCTCGTCCCGGGCCACCCCGGGGCGGCGACGCTGATCGGCGTGCCGATCCGCTCCCACGGCCGCCCGCTGGGGATGCTCCTCCTCGGCGACGACCGTCGCCGCGACGACTTCGGCACCGAGCTCGCCGGCACCCTGGGCGCCCTGGCCGGCGTCGCGGCGTACCTCCTCGAGATCGCGCAGGCCGACGCCCTCGCCGAGCGCCGCCGGGTGTGGCTCAACCAGAGCAGCCAGCTGGCCGCCGACCTCCAGCCACCGCTGATCGTCGACGACGCGCTGACGATGATCGCCACCGGCGCGCTGCAGGCCTCGGGCACCACGAGCGCGCTGATCATCAGCGTCCCCTCGCCGGGCGCCCCCTTCCCCGCCGCGATGAGCGGCGCGACGCCGACGCTCGACCGAGGGTCGACCGAGCTGCTCGACGCGGCCGTGCGCGCGGTGGCCGAGACCCAGGAGCCCGGCGAGGTGGAGCTCGACCACGACCAGCACGCGCTGCTGGCGCCGCTCGGCGAGCACCTCTCGGCGCCGAGCATCCTGGTGCTGGTCTACCCGGCCTCCGCCGTGCCGGACTCCCACGAGGCCGACCTGCTGGGCGCCTACGCCGAGCAGGCCGGGCTCGCCATGGACCGCGTGCAGGCGCTGCAGGACCGCGCCGCCATGGCGGTGGTCTCCGACCGCGACCGCATCGCCCGCGAGCTGCACGACGTGGTCATCCAGCGGATCTTCGCCACCGGCCTGCACCTGCAGAAGAGCCGGGCGCTGGCCTCGGACCCCGAGCTGAGGGAGCGCCTGGACCTGACCGCCCACGACCTCGACCAGACGATCCGGGCCATCCGGAGCACGATCTTCGACCTCCGCGAGCAGCCGCGGCAGTCGCTGCGGGTGACGCTGCGCGACCTGGTGGCCCGGCACGCGCCGAGCCTGGGCTTCACCCCGACGGTCCACACCTCCGGGCCCGTGGACCACCCGCTGGCCGCCGACGCCCAGGACCGCCTCTGCGAGGTGCTCGACCAGGCGCTGTCCAACATCGCCCGGCACGCCCGGGCGACCTCGGCCCGGGTCGACCTGCAGATCACCGACGACCTGGTCCGGGTGCGCGTCTCCGACGACGGCCGCGGGCTGTCCCAGGGGGTCGTCGAGACCGGCCTGGCCTCGCTGCGGCGCCGCATCGCGGTCAGCGGCGGCACGCTCGACCTGTGGGACGGCGACCCGTGCGGCGCCACGCTCGTCGCCCAGCTGCCGCGGACCTGA
- a CDS encoding response regulator: protein MTSRMVLVVDDDDSVREITQLSLEAVAGWQVRAAGSGSRALEMLRERRPEVVLLDVMMPGMDGPTTFRAMQADPELRDVPVVLLTAKVRMGSVQPWDDLGVAGVIAKPFDPMSLAHEVSALVGWDAAG from the coding sequence ATGACCAGTCGCATGGTGCTCGTCGTCGACGACGACGACTCCGTGCGCGAGATCACCCAGCTCAGCCTGGAGGCGGTCGCCGGCTGGCAGGTCCGCGCCGCGGGCAGCGGCTCGCGCGCGCTCGAGATGCTGCGCGAGCGGCGGCCCGAGGTGGTCCTGCTCGACGTGATGATGCCCGGCATGGACGGGCCCACGACGTTCCGAGCCATGCAGGCCGACCCCGAGCTCCGCGACGTGCCGGTCGTCCTGCTCACCGCCAAGGTGCGGATGGGGAGCGTCCAGCCCTGGGACGACCTCGGCGTCGCCGGGGTCATCGCCAAGCCGTTCGACCCGATGTCGCTGGCCCACGAGGTCTCGGCCCTGGTCGGGTGGGACGCGGCCGGCTGA
- a CDS encoding Abi-alpha family protein, with the protein MTTSGMAPPRRTPGEGLRALLDLARRQDPAAAEQAALQRAVDALVPDEALVLDRLSRLGRVPVVQIWARPHTGGAGEPVLENASRIGRLAQVALPDLTPTYVGHLLWLGLVRLDGVVDDELGDYFQALLADPLVLRALARANVDGSTPRVVRQALSLSPLGAQLVADASSVDLLAQVESSTDEP; encoded by the coding sequence GTGACCACCTCCGGGATGGCACCACCACGTCGGACGCCAGGGGAAGGGCTGCGGGCCCTCCTCGACCTCGCGCGCCGGCAGGACCCGGCCGCCGCCGAGCAGGCCGCACTCCAGCGCGCCGTGGACGCCCTCGTGCCCGACGAGGCCCTCGTCCTCGACCGCCTCTCGAGGCTGGGCCGCGTCCCCGTGGTGCAGATCTGGGCCCGTCCCCACACCGGCGGCGCCGGTGAGCCCGTGCTGGAGAACGCCTCCCGGATCGGGCGCCTGGCCCAGGTCGCGCTGCCCGACCTCACCCCGACGTACGTCGGCCACCTGCTGTGGCTGGGCCTGGTGCGGCTCGACGGCGTGGTGGACGACGAGCTCGGCGACTACTTCCAGGCGCTGCTGGCCGACCCGCTGGTGCTGCGCGCGCTGGCCCGCGCCAACGTCGACGGCAGCACCCCGCGCGTGGTGCGCCAGGCGCTCTCGCTGTCCCCGCTCGGCGCCCAGCTGGTCGCCGACGCCTCGAGCGTCGACCTGCTCGCTCAGGTGGAGAGCAGCACCGACGAGCCGTGA
- a CDS encoding Zn-ribbon domain-containing OB-fold protein — protein MATPVVEGWFTTGSDGEQPSLLGGRCTTCGTVTFPAPTAGAAWCPDPACPGAEFEQVPLSRRGTVWSYTDARYQPPPPYLPPSDGEHVPFALAAVELAEGIVVLGQVAEGWGVDDLRVGSEVELVVEPLYTDESGERLVWRWKPVTELGEEADQ, from the coding sequence GTGGCCACACCCGTCGTCGAGGGCTGGTTCACCACTGGGTCGGACGGGGAGCAGCCGAGTCTGCTCGGCGGCCGTTGTACCACCTGCGGGACCGTCACCTTCCCCGCGCCCACGGCCGGCGCCGCGTGGTGCCCCGACCCGGCGTGCCCCGGTGCGGAGTTCGAGCAGGTCCCGCTCTCGCGGCGCGGGACGGTCTGGTCCTACACCGACGCGCGCTACCAGCCCCCACCGCCGTACCTCCCTCCGAGCGACGGCGAGCACGTCCCGTTCGCCCTGGCCGCGGTCGAGCTCGCCGAGGGCATCGTCGTCCTCGGCCAGGTCGCCGAGGGCTGGGGCGTCGACGACCTCCGCGTCGGCAGCGAGGTCGAGCTGGTCGTCGAGCCGCTCTACACCGACGAGTCCGGCGAGCGCCTGGTCTGGCGCTGGAAGCCCGTGACCGAGCTGGGCGAGGAGGCCGACCAGTGA
- the icmF gene encoding fused isobutyryl-CoA mutase/GTPase IcmF: protein MTRGASVADSPTPPQLHVPTHPVRVVTASSLFDGHDASINIMRRILQSQGAEVIHLGHNRAVSEVVDAVVEEDAQAVAVSSYQGGHVEYFEYLVDSLRERGLGHVRVYGGGGGVIVPAEIARLAEHGVKIFSPEDGQRLGLVRMVNTIVEECDTDVWQVGTADVEAVLAGDRVATARALSGAQSGSLDEAFLTRVREASGGREAPVLGITGTGGSGKSSLTDELVRRLRVDQQDKLRVAVVAIDPTRRKGGGALLGDRIRMNSLDGDRVFFRSLATRGAHEVPECLDDVIAILKAGHDLVVVETPGIGQGDAAIVPHVDVSLYVMTPEFGAASQLEKIDMLDFADAVAINKFERRGAKDALRDVGRQLVRNQGAFGKQPADMPVFGTSAATFNDDGVTALYQHLRDLLATKGLGVAEGTLPVVETRFSTRIQQVVPPERVRYLSEITDTVRAYHAETERLAQAAARAQRLALVAEEVSEARPLAEEAREALPSAVRRQLDGWAEVVESYSGDEQVVVVRDREIHTRLTRESLSGNKIPRVSLPRYRDHGELVSFLRRENLPGYFPFTAGVFPFKRDNEDPARMFAGEGDAFRTNRRFKLLSEGQPATRLSTAFDSVTLYGRDPDLRPDIYGKVGTSGVSIATLDDMRELYDGFDLVAPTTSVSMTINGPAPTILAFFLNTVADQQVEKFRELEGREPTADERAALAAEGLATVRGTVQADILKEDQGQNTCLFSTEFSLRMMADIQEWFIQHGVRNFYSVSISGYHIAEAGANPISQLAFTLANGFTYVEAYLARGMHIDDFAPNLSFFFSNGMDPEYSVLGRVARRIWAITMRDKYGANERSQKLKYHVQTSGRSLHAQEMDFNDIRTTLQALIAIYDNANSLHTNAYDEAVTTPTTESVRRALAIQLIINREWGLAMNENPLQGSFVIDELTDLVEAAVLREFDAINERGGVLGAMETGYQRGRIQDESMLYEHRKHDGSLPIVGVNTFVKESAADAQPQELELARATEDEKESQLRRVQGFQEAHRPEAEAALARLKDAATSGDNVFAALMDAARVCSLGQVTEAFFEVGGQYRRNV, encoded by the coding sequence ATGACCCGAGGTGCCTCCGTGGCCGACTCCCCCACCCCTCCCCAGCTGCACGTCCCGACCCACCCCGTGCGGGTGGTGACGGCCTCGAGCCTGTTCGACGGGCACGACGCCTCGATCAACATCATGCGGCGGATCCTGCAGAGCCAGGGCGCCGAGGTGATCCACCTCGGCCACAACCGCGCGGTGAGCGAGGTCGTCGACGCGGTGGTCGAGGAGGACGCCCAGGCGGTGGCGGTCTCGTCCTACCAGGGCGGTCACGTGGAGTACTTCGAGTACCTCGTCGACTCCCTGCGCGAGCGCGGCCTCGGCCACGTCCGGGTGTACGGCGGCGGGGGCGGCGTCATCGTGCCGGCCGAGATCGCGCGGCTGGCCGAGCACGGGGTGAAGATCTTCTCCCCCGAGGACGGCCAGCGTCTCGGGCTGGTGCGGATGGTCAACACGATCGTCGAGGAGTGCGACACCGACGTCTGGCAGGTCGGCACCGCCGACGTCGAGGCGGTCCTGGCCGGCGACCGGGTCGCGACGGCCCGCGCGCTGAGCGGCGCCCAGAGCGGGTCGCTCGACGAGGCGTTCCTGACCCGGGTGCGCGAGGCGTCCGGGGGTCGCGAGGCCCCCGTGCTCGGCATCACCGGCACCGGCGGGTCCGGCAAGTCCTCGCTGACCGACGAGCTGGTCCGCCGGCTGCGGGTGGACCAGCAGGACAAGCTGCGGGTCGCCGTCGTCGCGATCGACCCGACCCGGCGCAAGGGCGGCGGCGCCCTGCTGGGCGACCGCATCCGGATGAACTCGCTGGACGGCGACCGCGTCTTCTTCCGCTCCCTGGCCACCCGCGGCGCCCACGAGGTGCCGGAGTGCCTCGACGACGTCATCGCGATCCTCAAGGCCGGCCACGACCTGGTCGTGGTCGAGACCCCCGGCATCGGCCAGGGCGACGCCGCGATCGTGCCGCACGTCGACGTCTCGCTCTACGTCATGACGCCGGAGTTCGGCGCGGCCTCCCAGCTGGAGAAGATCGACATGCTCGACTTCGCCGACGCGGTGGCGATCAACAAGTTCGAGCGTCGCGGGGCCAAGGACGCGCTGCGCGACGTCGGCCGCCAGCTGGTCCGCAACCAGGGGGCCTTCGGCAAGCAGCCGGCCGACATGCCGGTCTTCGGCACGTCCGCGGCGACGTTCAACGACGACGGCGTCACCGCGCTCTACCAGCACCTGCGCGACCTCCTCGCCACCAAGGGGCTCGGCGTCGCGGAGGGCACGCTGCCGGTCGTGGAGACGCGGTTCTCCACGCGCATCCAGCAGGTCGTGCCGCCGGAGCGGGTGCGCTACCTCTCCGAGATCACCGACACCGTGCGCGCCTACCACGCCGAGACCGAGCGGCTGGCGCAGGCGGCTGCCCGCGCGCAGCGGCTGGCGCTGGTGGCCGAGGAGGTGTCCGAGGCACGTCCCCTGGCGGAGGAGGCGCGCGAGGCGCTCCCGTCCGCCGTACGCCGCCAGCTGGACGGGTGGGCCGAGGTCGTGGAGTCCTACTCCGGCGACGAGCAGGTCGTCGTCGTGCGGGACCGCGAGATCCACACCCGGCTGACCCGCGAGTCCCTGTCGGGCAACAAGATCCCGCGGGTCTCACTGCCGCGCTACCGCGACCACGGCGAGCTGGTGTCGTTCCTGCGCCGCGAGAACCTCCCGGGCTACTTCCCCTTCACCGCCGGGGTGTTCCCCTTCAAGCGCGACAACGAGGACCCCGCGCGCATGTTCGCCGGCGAGGGCGACGCGTTCCGCACCAACCGCCGGTTCAAGCTGCTCTCCGAGGGCCAGCCCGCCACCCGGCTCTCGACCGCGTTCGACTCCGTGACGCTCTACGGTCGCGACCCCGACCTGCGCCCCGACATCTACGGCAAGGTCGGCACCTCGGGCGTCTCGATCGCCACGCTCGACGACATGCGCGAGCTCTACGACGGCTTCGACCTGGTCGCGCCGACGACGAGCGTCTCGATGACGATCAACGGCCCGGCGCCGACGATCCTGGCCTTCTTCCTCAACACCGTCGCCGACCAGCAGGTCGAGAAGTTCCGCGAGCTCGAGGGCCGCGAGCCCACCGCCGACGAGCGCGCCGCGCTCGCCGCCGAGGGCCTGGCCACCGTCCGCGGCACCGTGCAGGCCGACATCCTCAAGGAGGACCAGGGGCAGAACACCTGCCTGTTCTCCACGGAGTTCTCGCTGCGGATGATGGCCGACATCCAGGAGTGGTTCATCCAGCACGGGGTGCGCAACTTCTACTCCGTGTCGATCTCCGGCTACCACATCGCCGAGGCCGGGGCCAACCCGATCAGCCAGCTCGCGTTCACCCTCGCCAACGGCTTCACCTACGTCGAGGCCTACCTCGCGCGCGGCATGCACATCGACGACTTCGCGCCCAACCTGTCGTTCTTCTTCTCCAACGGCATGGACCCGGAGTACTCCGTCCTGGGCCGCGTCGCCCGCCGGATCTGGGCGATCACGATGCGCGACAAGTACGGCGCCAACGAGCGCTCGCAGAAGCTGAAGTACCACGTCCAGACCTCGGGCCGCTCGCTGCACGCGCAGGAGATGGACTTCAACGACATCCGCACGACCTTGCAGGCGCTGATCGCGATCTACGACAACGCCAACTCGCTGCACACCAACGCCTACGACGAGGCGGTCACCACCCCGACCACCGAGTCCGTGCGGCGCGCGCTGGCGATCCAGCTGATCATCAACCGCGAGTGGGGCCTGGCGATGAACGAGAACCCGCTCCAGGGGTCGTTCGTGATCGACGAGCTCACCGACCTCGTCGAGGCGGCCGTGCTGCGCGAGTTCGACGCGATCAACGAGCGCGGCGGCGTGCTCGGCGCGATGGAGACCGGCTACCAGCGCGGCCGCATCCAGGACGAGTCCATGCTCTACGAGCACCGCAAGCACGACGGCTCGCTGCCGATCGTCGGGGTCAACACCTTCGTCAAGGAGTCCGCGGCCGACGCCCAGCCCCAGGAGCTCGAGCTCGCCCGCGCCACCGAGGACGAGAAGGAGTCCCAGCTGCGCCGCGTGCAGGGCTTCCAGGAGGCGCACCGCCCCGAGGCCGAGGCGGCGCTCGCGCGCCTCAAGGACGCCGCGACCTCGGGCGACAACGTCTTCGCCGCCCTCATGGACGCTGCGAGGGTGTGCTCGCTGGGCCAGGTGACCGAGGCGTTCTTCGAGGTCGGCGGGCAGTACCGCCGCAACGTCTAG
- a CDS encoding pyruvoyl-dependent arginine decarboxylase, whose translation MIGRQALAPERDPLLRRASSPLPIGLRSAAGHGRTLLSAFDAALLGAGVANYNLVRLSSVIPQQAVIRHEPGPVPGEHGDRLYCVYAAAYAEHPGESAWAGIGWVRDETGRGLFVEHETASEESLLEQLHLSLEDMNRSRGGHYGPVETLVTSAHYEDRPACALVLASYAVASWDEPGASTRSAS comes from the coding sequence ATGATCGGACGACAAGCCCTCGCTCCCGAGCGTGACCCCCTGCTGCGACGCGCGTCCAGCCCGCTGCCGATCGGCCTCCGGTCCGCGGCGGGGCACGGTCGCACGCTGCTCTCGGCCTTCGACGCGGCCCTGCTGGGCGCCGGGGTCGCCAACTACAACCTGGTCCGCCTGTCGTCGGTGATCCCGCAGCAGGCCGTGATCCGGCACGAGCCCGGCCCGGTGCCAGGTGAGCACGGCGACCGGCTCTACTGCGTCTACGCCGCGGCGTACGCCGAGCACCCCGGCGAGTCCGCCTGGGCAGGCATCGGCTGGGTGCGCGACGAGACCGGCCGCGGCCTGTTCGTCGAGCACGAGACCGCCAGCGAGGAGTCGCTGCTCGAGCAGCTCCACCTCAGCCTCGAGGACATGAACCGCAGCCGTGGCGGCCACTACGGTCCGGTGGAGACGCTGGTGACCTCCGCCCACTACGAGGACCGGCCCGCGTGCGCCCTCGTCCTCGCCAGCTATGCCGTCGCGTCGTGGGACGAGCCCGGCGCCTCGACGAGGAGCGCCTCATGA
- a CDS encoding TetR/AcrR family transcriptional regulator — MTQRLSRAESQALTRQRLVEVARDLFLREGYAKTSLERVAEEAGFSKGAVYSNFGGKDDLCLAVLDSIQGEVADAVLHALGDAASFEEALAAFDLWADKRLGDPDWSALEAEFAARSRRDPVLRAALRERNARLHTMLAGALAGTADRHHLAFRIPVEEAAHALLSMAIGLGLQRAITPALDVGTITDVARALVEELPTPQG, encoded by the coding sequence GTGACCCAGCGACTGAGCCGCGCCGAGAGCCAGGCCCTCACCCGGCAGCGGCTCGTCGAGGTCGCCCGCGACCTGTTCCTGCGCGAGGGCTACGCCAAGACCTCCCTGGAGCGGGTCGCCGAGGAGGCCGGCTTCTCCAAGGGGGCGGTCTACAGCAACTTCGGCGGCAAGGACGACCTCTGCCTGGCCGTGCTCGACTCGATCCAGGGTGAGGTGGCCGACGCGGTGCTGCACGCCCTGGGCGACGCGGCGAGCTTCGAGGAGGCGCTGGCGGCCTTCGACCTGTGGGCCGACAAGCGGCTCGGGGACCCCGACTGGTCGGCGCTGGAGGCGGAGTTCGCCGCACGCAGCCGCCGCGACCCGGTGCTCCGGGCGGCGCTGCGCGAGCGCAACGCCCGGCTGCACACGATGCTGGCCGGCGCGCTCGCGGGGACCGCCGACCGGCACCACCTGGCGTTCCGCATCCCGGTCGAGGAGGCCGCGCACGCCCTGCTCAGCATGGCGATCGGGCTCGGGCTGCAGCGCGCGATCACCCCGGCCCTCGACGTCGGGACGATCACCGACGTCGCCCGCGCCCTGGTCGAGGAGCTGCCGACCCCCCAGGGGTGA
- a CDS encoding response regulator transcription factor — protein sequence MSVVRVFLLDDHEVVRRGLKDLFDSEEGFEVVGESGSAKDAEARIPALRPDVAVLDGRLPDGSGVDVCRSIRSVDPSIRAIILTSYDDDEALFAAIMAGAAGYVLKQIVGNDLLDVVRKVAEGQSLLDPAVTQRVLDRLRDGGASEPQELRSLTPQERRILELVAEGLTNRQIGEQLFLAEKTVKNYVTSILTKLGLERRTQAAVLASKLLN from the coding sequence ATGAGCGTCGTACGCGTGTTCCTCCTGGACGACCACGAGGTCGTGCGTCGAGGTCTCAAGGACCTCTTCGACTCCGAGGAGGGCTTCGAGGTCGTCGGCGAGTCCGGCTCCGCCAAGGACGCCGAGGCACGCATCCCGGCGCTCCGTCCCGACGTCGCGGTGCTCGACGGTCGCCTGCCCGACGGCAGCGGCGTCGACGTCTGCCGCTCGATCCGGTCGGTGGACCCCTCGATCCGCGCGATCATCCTGACGTCCTACGACGACGACGAGGCGCTGTTCGCCGCGATCATGGCCGGCGCCGCGGGCTACGTGCTGAAGCAGATCGTGGGCAACGACCTGCTCGACGTCGTCCGCAAGGTCGCCGAGGGCCAGTCGCTGCTCGACCCGGCCGTCACCCAGCGGGTGCTGGACCGGCTGCGCGACGGGGGTGCCTCGGAGCCCCAGGAGCTGCGCTCGCTCACCCCGCAGGAGCGCCGCATCCTCGAGCTGGTCGCCGAGGGCCTGACCAACCGCCAGATCGGCGAGCAGCTGTTCCTCGCCGAGAAGACGGTGAAGAACTACGTGACCAGCATCCTGACCAAGCTCGGCCTCGAGCGCCGCACGCAGGCCGCGGTGCTCGCCTCCAAGCTGCTCAACTGA
- a CDS encoding adenylyltransferase/cytidyltransferase family protein codes for MTTVITFGTFDVFHVGHLRVLERARAFGDRLVVGVSADALNLRKKDRLPVFSEAERLEIVAALKCVDEVFVEESLEQKRDYILQYAADVLVMGDDWAGKFDEFGDVCRVEYLPRTPAISTTALIEKISTGP; via the coding sequence ATGACGACCGTGATCACCTTCGGCACCTTCGACGTCTTCCACGTGGGGCACCTGCGCGTGCTGGAGCGCGCCCGCGCGTTCGGCGACCGCCTGGTGGTCGGGGTCTCGGCCGATGCGCTCAACCTGCGCAAGAAGGACCGCCTGCCGGTCTTCTCCGAGGCCGAGCGCCTGGAGATCGTGGCCGCCCTGAAGTGCGTCGACGAGGTGTTCGTCGAGGAGAGCCTGGAGCAGAAGCGGGACTACATCCTGCAGTACGCCGCCGACGTGCTCGTCATGGGCGACGACTGGGCCGGCAAGTTCGACGAGTTCGGCGACGTCTGCCGGGTGGAGTACCTCCCCCGCACGCCGGCCATCAGCACGACGGCCCTGATCGAGAAGATCTCGACAGGGCCGTGA